In the Streptomyces sp. WMMC940 genome, GCTCAACGGCATCGAGCACCCTGACGTCCTGCGTGGGCGCTACGGCTCGCAGCGGGTCGCGCCGGCCGTCATTCGGGTGGAGTCGACCCGAGTCACCCCCGGTGCCATCGAGCACGGCAGCCCCTTCACCGAGATCGACCTCGCCGGAACCGAGGAACGCCTGGGCCTCCTGGCCGCGATGCTCAACGCCGCCGAGGTACGCACCCGGGTCGTCGAGGACGGGACCGCGGTGCTCTGGGCCAAGCTCGCCTTCCTCGCACCCTTCGCGCTGCTCACCACCCGTTACGGACTCACCATCGGCGACCTGCGAACCGAGCGGCGCGACGAACTGCTGGCGCTGGTCGAGGAGGCCGCCGCGGTCAGCGAGGCCTGCGGAACCACCACCGACCCCGCCGGGACGCTGGCGCTGTACGACTCCTTCCCGTCCGGCACCAAGTCCTCGATGCAACGCGACGCGGAGGCCGGCCGGCCGCTGGAACTCGATGCGGTCGGCGGCGCGCTGCTGAGGGCGGCGGCGCGGCACGGGATCGCCGTGCCGGTGGCGACCGCTCTGGTGGACGAGCTGACGACCGGCTGACGGTTGGGAAGTCGCACGGGAATGACGACGGTCCCGTGCCGACGGACGATCGAGGACGGGCGTCGCGCCGGCGGCGGGGTGCGGGAGGAGCTGCCCGCGGCGCCGGCCGTCCCGCAGTGGCGGCGCTCCGGAAACCGCCGCCACGGGGCTGCGGACGCGGCGTTGCGCCCGGGGTCGCGGAACCCCAAGGTGGAGGGGTCAGGAGGGCGGCGCGGTCCGCGGGCCGGAGGCGCCGTACCGGCCGCAGGACGCGGTACCGACCGGAGGAGGAGGCCATGGCGGCACCCGGGAGCACGTCCGGGACCGCGCCGGTGGTCCGGCGCCGTCCCGACCCGGTCGACAGCCTGGTCTGGGAGCCCAGTGAACGCTGGGTCCGCGGGACGAAGGGCGGCGTCACCGTCGTCGACAGCCGCCGGCCGGTGCTGGTGTGGGAGCCGGGCGTTCCCGTGCCGGTCTACGCGTTCCCGGCCGCGGACGTCCGGATGGACCTGCTGCGGAGGTTCCAGCGGCCCCCCGGGCGGCGCCACGCGGGGGCGACCGACTTCTACGACCTCGTGGTGGGCGACGAGGTCGTACGCTCCGCGGCCTGGGGCTGCCCCGGCGAGGAGCTGGCCGGGTACGTGTGCTTCGCCTGGTTCGGTCGCGAGGTCCTCGACCACTGGTACGAAGAGGAGGAGGAGATCTTCGTGCACCCACGTGATCCCCACAAGCGCGTCGACGCACTGCCCAGCACGCGCCGTGTCCAGGTCGAGATCGAGGGCACGGTCGTCGCGGACACGCGGTCCCCGGTGCTGCTGTTCGAGACGGATCTGCCGGTGCGCTACTACTTCCCGCGCGAGGACGTGCGCCTCGACCTGTTCACCCCGACCGACTCGAGCACCCGCTGCCCGTACAAGGGCGTGGCGACCGAGTACTGGTCGTGGGCGGGACAGGGCGATGTGCCGCCCGACATCGCCTGGAGCTATCCCGATCCGCTGCCGGCGGTGGGCGTCATCAAGGACCGGATCGCCTTCTACAACGAGTACGTCGACGTCATCGTCGACGGCGAGCGGCAGGAGCGGCCGGTCAGCGTCTTCAGCAAGCGCTGACGGCGCGCGCGGAAGGGCGCCCCCTGGAAACCGCCCGGGGGAGCCCTTCCGTCCGTCGTGTTCCGCGTCGCCGCGGTCAGGAAGCGGAGTCCGTCCTCCGGCGGCGGGCCACGAGGATCGCGCCGGCGCCGAGGGCCACGGCCGTGCCGGCGGCGGCGAGCTGCGGCAGGGCGGCGGAGGAGCCGGTGCTGGCGAGGCTGCCGCTCGTGGTGGTGAGCGGTTGCGTGGTCGTGGTCTGGGTCTGCGTGCCCGTGCCGGCGCTGGACGACGGGGAGGCGGACGGCGCGGTCTTGGCGGTGACCTCGAAGTCGTACGGGGTCAGCTCCGGCGAACCGCCGCAGGTGCCGTCCTCGTTGACGTAGTCGGCGGCGATGAAAGCGACGCCCGCGGCGTCGGGCGTGCCGGCGTCGACCGTCAGCCGCAGCTTGATGTCGGCGTGGGTACCGGCCTTCAGCGAGGTGACGGAACCGGCTGTGTAGTCGTCGCCCGCTGCCGTCCAGGTCTGGGTGGGCGTGGACCACTGCAGGTGCATGTGGTCGTCGATGGGCGCGTAGCCGCCCTTCTCGATCCCGTGGACGTAGACGAAGGGCCAGACCTCGTCGAGCGTCCTGTCCGTGCCGTTGGTGATGCGGAGCTCCATCTCGACGGTCGAACCGGCGGTGATCCGGGCGGGCAGGCCGGAGAGGGTCGCGGTGAGCTCGCTCTCGGGCCGGCACGGGACCGGCTCCTGTCCCTCCAGGGCGTCCTCGAGGGCCTTGTCGGCGGCCTTCTTGGCCTCCAGGGCCTTCTTCACTGCTTCCTGGGCCTTGCCCAGCTCCCGTACGGAGGCGACGCGGGCGTCGCCCAGGTCGATGGCGGTCCGCTTCGCCTTCTCGTCGGCCGCGGTCTTGGCGGCCGCGGCGGTCCCGGCCGCGGTGGCGGCGTCCGCGACGGCCTTCTCGGCGGCGGCCTTCTCCTCCGGTCCGGCGGTCTCGGGCAGTGCGGCGAGTGCGGCCTCGGCGTCGGCCAGGGCCTTGTCGGCGTCGGTCTTGGCGGTGGTCGCGTCGGCCGCCGCCTTCGCCGCCGCCTCGGCCACGACGGCGAGCGGGAAGTCGTCGGAGTGCGCGGCCTCCACGGCGGCCAGCGCGGCCTTCTCCGCGGCGACGGCGTCGTCGTACGCCTTCCGGGCCTGTGCGGCGGCCTTCTTGAGCTCCTCGACGGAGGGATCGGCGGCCTGAACCCCGGCCTCGTTCCGGCCGGCGTCGA is a window encoding:
- a CDS encoding ketopantoate reductase family protein encodes the protein MLANSPPPGAVSAERWTVAVLGPGGVGGLLAAVLSRAGHRVICVAGEATTRTLRRDGIRVRSAQFGDFTTTVEADTELREPVDLCLVTVKHTALHAALERVPPAVLGDALVVPLLNGIEHPDVLRGRYGSQRVAPAVIRVESTRVTPGAIEHGSPFTEIDLAGTEERLGLLAAMLNAAEVRTRVVEDGTAVLWAKLAFLAPFALLTTRYGLTIGDLRTERRDELLALVEEAAAVSEACGTTTDPAGTLALYDSFPSGTKSSMQRDAEAGRPLELDAVGGALLRAAARHGIAVPVATALVDELTTG
- a CDS encoding DUF427 domain-containing protein; protein product: MAAPGSTSGTAPVVRRRPDPVDSLVWEPSERWVRGTKGGVTVVDSRRPVLVWEPGVPVPVYAFPAADVRMDLLRRFQRPPGRRHAGATDFYDLVVGDEVVRSAAWGCPGEELAGYVCFAWFGREVLDHWYEEEEEIFVHPRDPHKRVDALPSTRRVQVEIEGTVVADTRSPVLLFETDLPVRYYFPREDVRLDLFTPTDSSTRCPYKGVATEYWSWAGQGDVPPDIAWSYPDPLPAVGVIKDRIAFYNEYVDVIVDGERQERPVSVFSKR